Part of the Pseudomonadota bacterium genome, TACGACATACTGAAAGATGTAGGATTGCCCTATCCCATAGCAGAGATAGTCCTCCAACACCATGAACGGTTAGACGGTTCAGGTTACCCCCAGGGTCTCAAAAATGGCGAGATACTCCTTGAAGCACAAATCATTGCTGTAGCTGACGTAGTTGAAGCCATCGCCTCCCACCGTCCCTACAGAGTCGGCTTCGGAATAGAAGTAGCCCTTGAGGAGATCGAGAAGAACAAAGGCATCCTTTATGGTTCTGAGGTGGTGGAGGTGTGTCTTAAATTGTTTCGGGAGAAAGGATTTTCTTTTGAGTGATGAGTGAAAGGAATTTAAAAAAAGGGGGCAACAATATGGCCACACAGAATAAAACCGTAAATCCTGAGTTTTTGTACATTCCCATAGGAAATATCGTCGTGTTGGAACAGGTGCAGTCAAATATTAATATCGAAGCAGACTCATTCAAGTCATTCTTACTTCAGTGAATAGTCGTTAGTGAATAGTGAACAGTTAAAGACATTTTATCAAACTCATTGCTCCTTTCCCCTTTCAACTTTGAGCTATTAGCCTCTACGCTCTCCGCTCATCGTTCCATGGATCAGGCAAAAGGGATATTGGCATTCATTCAGGCAAAACACCCCGATAAAGGGTATGATGTGGAAGGGGTAATGAGTGATTGATACGCTACAAACTGAAGCCTGATGACCTGTCCGATGAATTGGTACCAACAGTTGGTACCAATTCAGAGATCACCGGAAAATCAGTAACGACGCTGTATAACGGCATTTCCCTTTTAAAACTTCCTCCTGAGATTCAGGCAGCAATTCGGGCAGGAAACCTGCCTGTTTCACAAGGATATCTCTTTGCCGCCAACCTCGAATGTCCCGATCTTATGAAGGCAGTGAATAGTGAATAGTGGATAGTGGATAGTTAAAAAGGCAGAAAAGATGAAATGTTGTGAATGGTGAATGGTGGATAGTGGAAACCCGTGAAGCGTTATATGTGAAGCGTGAAGCGTGGAAAAACGAGATACGGATTTAAAAATATGGTACAAGAGTCTTGTCCCCGAACGGGGGAATGACAATGAGCTTGATAAAATGTTTTTAACTGTTCACTATTCACTAACGACTATTCACTGAAGTATTCCGCAATCTGTACGGTTTAATCCTGCCGAAGGCGGGACAATGGGATGGGGGCAATGGTGTACCCTTTAAATCTTATTGACATTTATTAAGTAGAATATCAAAATAGAATAAGAGTGTTATAGTTTGATTAAAACACAGCCTATTGTGGAATACAAAAACATGTTATAATAATGTATCCAAAAGGAGAACCGCATGTCCATGCCTACCATCCTCCTCGTTGAGGATGATTCTCTGAGCGTACGGCTGATTCAGCGTGCCTTCCGTAAAACAGGACTGACCAATCCCCTCCAGATCGTAAATGATGGAGAACAGGCAGTGGCATATCTGGCCGGGCAAAGCAAGTATGCTGACCGGACAGACTACCCGCTCCCTGCCCTTATCCTCCTGGACCTTTACATGCCTCGCAAGTCGGGTCATGAAGTATTGGCCTGGATGAGAGAACAGCCGGGGCTGAAAGACCTGCCTGTTGTAGTACTCACCGCTTCACAGGAACCTGCCGATATTGAGAAGGCTTACAGCCTGGGTGCGCAGAGTTACCTTCTCAAGCCCATGACACCGGAATCCCTGAAAGAGGTCGTCAACATCTTCGCACCGGTCATGGACAGCAACCCGCGGGTCCTTTTGCTCGATGATGATCCTGACATGCGGACACTCGCTGTTAGGGTGCTGAGAAAGGAGTTCCCCGGTGCACAGATAGAGCAGGTAGGCGTTCCCGATGAGTTATCCCCTGCCCTGGAAAAGGATTGCTATGATCTGGTAATTACCGATTATGAGATGCACTGGACAGACGGCCTGAAGCTCCTCCGTATTGTCAAGGCCCGCTGGCCCGAATGCCCGGTGATTATGTTTACCGCCTCCGGAAGTGAGGAGGTTGCCGTGGAGGCTATGAGGGCAGGACTCGATGATTACGTACTGAAAAAGCCCCAGCACTTTGCACGGCTGCCCGTTGCAGCACGGCTGGTGATGGCCCGTGCCAGGCACAGAAAGATGGCAAAAGAGGCTGAAGAACGCTATCGCAGCCTCTTTGAGACCGTTCCCGTCGGCCTGTTCCGGTGCACACCCGCGGGGAAACTCACCGATGCCAACCCCGCTTTCATCCAGATGCTGGGATATTCAGATTTGCAGCCGCTGCTGGCCTTAAGTCTGGCCGATACATTTGTAAACAGGGATGATCTTAAGAGGTGGGCAAAAGGTATAAATTGTGAAGAAACAATACACAATTTCGAGGTCCAGCTCTACCGCAGGGACAATGCTATAATCTGGGGAGAGATGAACGCCCATACGGTGTGTGACGTAAACGATAACCTGTTATATTACGAAGGAATTTTACAGGATATTACGGAACGGAGGCAGGCAGAGAAAAAGATAACAAAGGCGGCAGAAGAGTGGCAATCTACCTTCGACTCCATTAAAGACGCGGTAATGCTCTTAACCCCAGATCTCAGAATTGTCCGGGCCAACAGCTCTGCTGCTTCTTTTTTTAACATCCGCATGGATAAGATCCAGGGAAAATACTGTCATGCATTGATGCATTGGACAGACAAACCATTAGAATCGTGTCCTGTTGCAAGGCTGCTGGAGACAAAACAACACGAAGAGACAGAGGTTTACGATGATAAAAGGGGGGTATGGCTTTTAGTTTCAGTAGACCCCATAATGGATGATAAGGGAAATATAACAGGTATTGTCCACATTGTCAGGGACGTCACTGAGCGTAAACACCTTGAGTCTCAGCTCCGTCAGGCCCTGAAGATGGAGGCTATAGGCACCCTGGCAGGCGGCGTGGCACATGATTTTAATAACATCCTCACCGCCCTTATCGGATACGGAACCCTCCTGCAGATGCAATTGGATAGCGATAATCCCCTGCGGATATATGCCGACCAGATACTCTCATCATCACACAAGGCAGCCAACCTCACCCAGAGTCTTCTATCTTTTAGCAGAAAGCAGCCCATAACACTCCGGCCCGTTGCATTAAATAGCTTAATCAGGGGAACGGACAAGCTTTTAAAGAGACTCCTCACAGAAGATATCGCACTACAGACAATACTTGCCAGCGATGATATGACCATCATGGGGGACGCAACCCAGATCGACCAGATCCTCTTCAACCTCGTCTCGAATGCGAGGGATGCAATGCCAAAGGGTGGCAGATTAACCATTAAAACGGAGCTTGCGGTGTTGGACAGAGAGTTTGCAGAGACGTTCGGATATGGAGAGCCGGGGGCACATGCGGTCATATCCGTTTCTGACACCGGTACCGGCATGGATGAGGCAACAAAGGAGAAGATATTTGACCCCTTCTTTACCACCAAAGAAGTAGGGAAAGGGACAGGGCTCGGCCTCTCCACGGTTTACGGAATAGTGAAGCAGCACAAAGGGCATGTAAATGTACAGAGCGAACAGGGCAAGGGGACAACCTTCCATATCTACCTTCCCGCCATACAAATGGCTGCCGGCGAAGAAAAGACCGTATATCCTGCAGTTAAAAGAGGAAAGGAAACCGTCCTTGTCGCTGAAGATAATGAAGAGGTAAGAAATCTCGTGAAGCAGATACTCGCCGATCACGGATATACGCCTATAATTGCAGCAGATGGTGAAGATGCCCTCATCAAATTCAAAGAAAACAAAAATATCGCCCTTTTACTTCTCGATTCCGTGATGCCGAAAAAGAACGGGAGAGAGGTCTATGATGAAATCAAGAAAATAGATCCCGACATCAAAGCCCTCTTCACGAGCGGGTACACAAGAGACATTGTCCTCGATAAAGGCATTGAGGAGAAGGATTTTCATTTTATCTCGAAACCGATCATACCGAGAAAACTCCTGGAGAAGCTGAGGGAAATACTGGATAAATAATTGTTGTGCACATATATTTGTATGTATACTTTTAATAGAATCATTGATACACAACATTTCGGGAGGTTAAACCATAAAACAGAATAAACTCAACCCGTCAAGGACGTTATACTCTATAATCTTATTTGCAGTCCTGCTCTTTATATGCACATCAAATATTCATGCCTTCGGCGACCAGACGGTAGATTTAAAGGTTGCAAAAGGTGATACACTCATTAATATCTGCAAAAAATACCTTGAGAACCCATCAAAGTGGCCTGAGGTTGGAAAGGCAAGCCGTTTAAAAAATCCGAATATCATTTATCCTGACCAGGTGCTGCAGATCCCTGTAGGGCTTCTCCGGGGGACACCACTGGACAGTGAGGTTACTTTTGTCAAAGGTGATGCAAAGATTCAAAAAAAAGACGGGGATGAGTGGACAGTTCTCCATTTAAGGGACAAGATAATTCAGGGCAGCACTCTACAGACAGGAAGTGAAAGTTCCCTTGAAATAACCTTTGAGGACAACAGCGCCCTCTTCCTTAAACCAAACACAATACTTGGTGTTACCACCGCTCAGAAAAAAGGTCTATTAGCAATAGTTCACGACCTGTATCTCAGGGCAGGCAGGGCCATAACGAATATAAAAAGCGCAACAGGGGCAGATTCACGTTTCGAGATCAACACCCCTTCAGCCGTGGCGTCGGCAAGGGGAACTCAGTTCAGGGTATCCCTTGACGAAAAGGCTTCTACCCGTGCTGAAGTTTTAGAAGGCAGAGTAATGGTAAAGGGAATGGATACAGCAGTTGAGGTAAAACAAGGCGAAGGTACCCTGGTAGAGAAGGGCGCAGTGCCGGATCAACCGAGTAAACTCCTTGCCCCGCCAAAAATTGCCGCTTATAGACCCATCTATAAAGACATACCCCTCAGTATTAAGTTTGATGAGACAGAGGGAACTGTTGCCATAAGGACCGCTCTATCAAAAGACCAGGAAGGAAAAGACGTACTCTTCGAAAATATTATAAAACCAAAAGAATCTTTTGCGGTTAGTAATATTACAGACGGCTCATACTATCTCATCATCAGCAGCATTGACGGGAAGGGACTTGAAGGACCACAGTCTGACCCCTCGATTATTACATTGAAAGCAAAACCCCTGCCTCCTTTCATCCAGATAAAGGAAGACGATGCGGAATTCATCGGGAAATCGGCAGAATTCAAATGGCTCAAGGTGAAAGATGCTGCAAAATATCATGTTCAGATCGCTGAGGACAAAGATTATACCCGGATCAAAGAAGAGCAGAAGGATTACCGGACCGAGGCATACAAGACAGGAATTCTGGATTATAACACGTATTATTTCAGGGTAAGTTCCATAGCTGAAGACGGGTACGAAGGCGGGTGGTCAAATACCGTTACCTTCCGCCTCATCCCTCCGCCGCCTGCCCCTCAACTTGAAAAGCCCGAAGTTGATAAAAAATCGATATCTCTGAAATGGCGGAACCTTGGCGAAGAAACCACCTATCATTTCCAGATGTCCGACGATGAGATCTTCAAGACAACCCTTATTGATGAAAAGCTCCAGAAACCGGAGATCACCCTTCAGAGGCCAAAAGATCCCGGAACATACTACGTCAGGACAAGCAGTATTGATAAAAAGGGACGTGAAGGCGATTTCTCGGCTCCGCAGAGTTTTGAGATAGAGCGTGGATTCCCCTATATGCAATTCGGTATCATTGGTGCATTGGGTATCCTCTTATTATTGGCGCTCTAACAGGCTTACAGGGGCAGATATTTTTCCGTCAGCGCAGCAAAAGGCCTGAGGCCGGATAATTTTTAAGGAGTATAAAGATGTCAGACAACCCAACGAAAATTCTTATTGTGGACGATGACCCTGATATCCGCCTTTTACTGGATTTTAACCTGTCGAAGAACGGATACGAGGTGCTTGAAGCAACAAATGGCGCCGAGGCTCTTGATATTATGAGAGAGCATACGGTAAATCTGGTTATTACCGATTTGACCATGCCAATAATGGACGGTTATGAGCTGATTAAAAATTTGAAAGAATCTTCCGAAACATCAGGAATACCGTTACTGATGCTCACCGCACGGGAGGAGGAAAGGGTATCGAGGGCAGGCATGGCTAACCCGCCTGACGATTACCTCCCGAAACCCTTTGCAACAGCCGACCTCCAGGAAAAGATTGAAAAATTATTGTCACGGGGTAGCTGATCAATATACAGTATACAGATGGATAAACCTACCGGACATATCGGGCCCGTCACTATCCGGAAAGCCATCATATGCGGGCTGCTCCTGGTCTTTATCATCCTGTTTGAATATGTCGGCTTTTTAGAAGGGATAAATAATTATTTTTACGACCTCTCCTTCAGAACAAGGGGTTTCAGGGCGCCCTCAAAAGACATCATAATAGTGACGATTGACGATAAAACCCTGGAGAAGCTCGGGAGATGGCCTATCAAGAGATCCTATTACACATCGCTTATTGACAAAACTGCAGGGGCAAAAGCGGTAGCATTTGATATTATCATGACCGAACCCACCGACGATGATGCGTTCCTTGCACGGGCAATCAAAGAACACGGCAATATAATTCTTCCGGTTTTTATCGAAAACAACGAAAATGTAAAATATCCTGTTGCCTTGCTGTCAGCCTCACCTGTCGGCCATGTGCATGTAGAACAAGGCATCGATGGTATCGTCAGGGAGGTATATCATACCCTCCAGCTCCGGAATGACCTGTTGCATTCTTTGTCGTCTGTGGCATATGGGTTTGCCACGAATAAACCTTTTTTCCGTACATTCGACAAAAAAAAGTATATACCCGACAGCAAGATTACACAGTCCAACCCGATGTATATCAATTACTGCGGCGGCCCGGGTTCATTTGAAAGCGTCTCACTCATCGATGTCCTTAATAACGTCTATCCTCCACCCTTTTTCAATAACAGGATAGTCCTTGTGGGTGTTTCTGCGGCAGGGGCCGGTGACCGTATTTTAACCCCCTTCTCACAGGAGAGAAGGAGCATGCCGGGTATAGAAGGCCAGGCGAATACCCTTAATACCATGCTTATGAATAATGCAATTGATATTATCCTGCCATGGGTACGATGGCTTATTGCAGTATTCCTTGCAATGGTTTCTTTTATCTGTTTTCTGAGGTCAACGGAACAACGGGCCACCATACTCGGATTGATTATGCTTTTATCCATCGGGGTCATCACGTATCTGCTTTTTTCAGCCTTCAATGTCTGGCTCGCCCCTGCAATCTATTTCTTTACAGTTTTCTTTGTGTTTATTCTTGCCTATGTATTCAAATTTAATGATGCCATTACTACCCTCGACAAGGCCTATATGACGGTAGTGCCTCACCTGAGGTGGGGTTATGCGGGGGATAATGAAAAACACGTGGAAAGAGGCATATTCGGATCACTCACCGAGAAGGGCATCCAGTCGAAGGCACAGATACTTAACGATGTAAGCAGACAATTGGGTTTTGAGAAGGAGCTTACAGACAGGGCGCTTTTAAGCGATATTCATGGCGTGCTCATTTTCGGTCCTGATAGAAAGAACATACTCATTAACAATCTCGCACAGACTTTGTTCAAAGAAAATGGGGTTGAGGCAGGGTCTGCAGATATATTTGTAACGTCTTTAGCCCCTGCTGTTATGGAAAATATCGAGCCTGAAGACGTGCCAGGAAGGCTCTATAATGAAAAAGAGGATGTATCCTTCACCATATCCCTCGAGAAGCCTGCAAAGAAATTTTTTAAGGTTGACGCCTCTTCCTTCGCCGTCAATGAGAGGACATATCTCCTCATTATGCTTTCGGACGTTACAAAAATTAAGGAACTCGAAATCCTCAAGGGCCATATCATTTCTGTCGTTTCTCACGAGTTGAAGACGCCCATGACATCAATCCAGGGGTTCAGCGAGATACTCGCCGGTAACCTTGAAGGGAAGATGAAAAGTTTTGCAGGGATCATTCACAGGGAGTCGGAAAGGCTCGTGCGGTTTTTAAACACATTTCTTGACATAACAAGGATTGAGGAAGGCAGACAGCCTATTAAGATGACATCCATAAACCTGAATGATGTTATCCGGGAAGTGGCATCAGCCCTGAAACCGATTGGAGACACAAACGGCATAACCATCCACACGGATATCCCTGATAATACAGATGACATCGTGATTGACAGGGACCTGACAAAGCAATGCATCTTCAACCTTGTGGAAAATGCGATAAAATACAGCCCCTCCGGCAAGGAGGTTATGATAAAGCTGACAAGCGAGACAGACCATTTAAAAATCGATATTATTGATCACGGGTATGGTATCAAAGAAGACGACCTCAATAAGGTCTTTGAGAAATTTTACCGATCAAGCTCAGACAAAACGAAGAATATCAAGGGCTCAGGTCTTGGCCTGACTTTCGTCAAGGAGGCCGTTGAAGCCCAGGGCGGAAAGATGACCCTTGCAAGCGTATGCGGGGAAGGGTCATCTTTCTCAATCGTCTTCCAGAAAACCACATGAAAACAGTGAAAAGTGAAAAGTGAATAGTGAATAGTTTTTTAACTGACTACTGTTCACTAACGACTATTCACTGAAGTAATGAACCCTTGAACCCTTTTTCTTGGTTACGAGATACCTCTCACCTTTCACATTTCACATTTCACCTCAGAATATACTTTAAATTTGTCCGTATCTCCTGTATATTTTGTCCATAATATATAACCTATGCAAGTCTTTCTGATTCTACTTCTCCTCTTTTCATATACACATGTCTTTGCCTCCGATATGGTCATTGGCGGCGTAAAGACATATGTTGTCCAAAATGGTGACAGCCTTGAACTCATTGGTGCAAGGCACGGGGTATTCTGGAAAAATATTGCGAAAGAGAACAATATTGACCCTAAGCTACCCCTTCCGGAGGGGGCAACTGTCATAATAAATAACCGGAAAATTGTCCCAAAGGTTATAGAAAACGGGATCATTATTAATATACCCGACCGGACACTCTATTATTTCAAAGATGGCAGGCTTACTGCTATTCCTGTTGGTGTCGGTTTACCTTATGAGGAGAATAAAATAAGCTGGCAGACCACAATGGGAACGTTTAAAATTAAAAAGAAACGAAAAAATCCGACGTGGTATGTGCCGGACTCTATCCAGAGGGAGATGGAATCAAAGGGAAAGCCGGTTGAAGAGGCTGTGCCACCGGGGCCTGACAATCCCCTCGGAAGGTATGCCCTGGATACATCAATTACCGGCATACTGATCCACGAAACAATCCGGCCAAGGAGCGTATACC contains:
- a CDS encoding CHASE2 domain-containing protein; this encodes MDKPTGHIGPVTIRKAIICGLLLVFIILFEYVGFLEGINNYFYDLSFRTRGFRAPSKDIIIVTIDDKTLEKLGRWPIKRSYYTSLIDKTAGAKAVAFDIIMTEPTDDDAFLARAIKEHGNIILPVFIENNENVKYPVALLSASPVGHVHVEQGIDGIVREVYHTLQLRNDLLHSLSSVAYGFATNKPFFRTFDKKKYIPDSKITQSNPMYINYCGGPGSFESVSLIDVLNNVYPPPFFNNRIVLVGVSAAGAGDRILTPFSQERRSMPGIEGQANTLNTMLMNNAIDIILPWVRWLIAVFLAMVSFICFLRSTEQRATILGLIMLLSIGVITYLLFSAFNVWLAPAIYFFTVFFVFILAYVFKFNDAITTLDKAYMTVVPHLRWGYAGDNEKHVERGIFGSLTEKGIQSKAQILNDVSRQLGFEKELTDRALLSDIHGVLIFGPDRKNILINNLAQTLFKENGVEAGSADIFVTSLAPAVMENIEPEDVPGRLYNEKEDVSFTISLEKPAKKFFKVDASSFAVNERTYLLIMLSDVTKIKELEILKGHIISVVSHELKTPMTSIQGFSEILAGNLEGKMKSFAGIIHRESERLVRFLNTFLDITRIEEGRQPIKMTSINLNDVIREVASALKPIGDTNGITIHTDIPDNTDDIVIDRDLTKQCIFNLVENAIKYSPSGKEVMIKLTSETDHLKIDIIDHGYGIKEDDLNKVFEKFYRSSSDKTKNIKGSGLGLTFVKEAVEAQGGKMTLASVCGEGSSFSIVFQKTT
- a CDS encoding L,D-transpeptidase family protein, producing MQVFLILLLLFSYTHVFASDMVIGGVKTYVVQNGDSLELIGARHGVFWKNIAKENNIDPKLPLPEGATVIINNRKIVPKVIENGIIINIPDRTLYYFKDGRLTAIPVGVGLPYEENKISWQTTMGTFKIKKKRKNPTWYVPDSIQREMESKGKPVEEAVPPGPDNPLGRYALDTSITGILIHETIRPRSVYRYLSHGCIRVLPEHMEPLFNMVDVGTPGEIIYVPIKLAVSNNNKIYLEVRTDMYKKIKSKSEHTRRIIQDRGVADKVDWEKVDRVIKEQSGIAEDVTLIAHNGVNGSLKRKFSTTTQKILDFLGSR
- a CDS encoding response regulator, with the translated sequence MSDNPTKILIVDDDPDIRLLLDFNLSKNGYEVLEATNGAEALDIMREHTVNLVITDLTMPIMDGYELIKNLKESSETSGIPLLMLTAREEERVSRAGMANPPDDYLPKPFATADLQEKIEKLLSRGS
- a CDS encoding FecR domain-containing protein: MHAFGDQTVDLKVAKGDTLINICKKYLENPSKWPEVGKASRLKNPNIIYPDQVLQIPVGLLRGTPLDSEVTFVKGDAKIQKKDGDEWTVLHLRDKIIQGSTLQTGSESSLEITFEDNSALFLKPNTILGVTTAQKKGLLAIVHDLYLRAGRAITNIKSATGADSRFEINTPSAVASARGTQFRVSLDEKASTRAEVLEGRVMVKGMDTAVEVKQGEGTLVEKGAVPDQPSKLLAPPKIAAYRPIYKDIPLSIKFDETEGTVAIRTALSKDQEGKDVLFENIIKPKESFAVSNITDGSYYLIISSIDGKGLEGPQSDPSIITLKAKPLPPFIQIKEDDAEFIGKSAEFKWLKVKDAAKYHVQIAEDKDYTRIKEEQKDYRTEAYKTGILDYNTYYFRVSSIAEDGYEGGWSNTVTFRLIPPPPAPQLEKPEVDKKSISLKWRNLGEETTYHFQMSDDEIFKTTLIDEKLQKPEITLQRPKDPGTYYVRTSSIDKKGREGDFSAPQSFEIERGFPYMQFGIIGALGILLLLAL
- a CDS encoding response regulator, which codes for MPTILLVEDDSLSVRLIQRAFRKTGLTNPLQIVNDGEQAVAYLAGQSKYADRTDYPLPALILLDLYMPRKSGHEVLAWMREQPGLKDLPVVVLTASQEPADIEKAYSLGAQSYLLKPMTPESLKEVVNIFAPVMDSNPRVLLLDDDPDMRTLAVRVLRKEFPGAQIEQVGVPDELSPALEKDCYDLVITDYEMHWTDGLKLLRIVKARWPECPVIMFTASGSEEVAVEAMRAGLDDYVLKKPQHFARLPVAARLVMARARHRKMAKEAEERYRSLFETVPVGLFRCTPAGKLTDANPAFIQMLGYSDLQPLLALSLADTFVNRDDLKRWAKGINCEETIHNFEVQLYRRDNAIIWGEMNAHTVCDVNDNLLYYEGILQDITERRQAEKKITKAAEEWQSTFDSIKDAVMLLTPDLRIVRANSSAASFFNIRMDKIQGKYCHALMHWTDKPLESCPVARLLETKQHEETEVYDDKRGVWLLVSVDPIMDDKGNITGIVHIVRDVTERKHLESQLRQALKMEAIGTLAGGVAHDFNNILTALIGYGTLLQMQLDSDNPLRIYADQILSSSHKAANLTQSLLSFSRKQPITLRPVALNSLIRGTDKLLKRLLTEDIALQTILASDDMTIMGDATQIDQILFNLVSNARDAMPKGGRLTIKTELAVLDREFAETFGYGEPGAHAVISVSDTGTGMDEATKEKIFDPFFTTKEVGKGTGLGLSTVYGIVKQHKGHVNVQSEQGKGTTFHIYLPAIQMAAGEEKTVYPAVKRGKETVLVAEDNEEVRNLVKQILADHGYTPIIAADGEDALIKFKENKNIALLLLDSVMPKKNGREVYDEIKKIDPDIKALFTSGYTRDIVLDKGIEEKDFHFISKPIIPRKLLEKLREILDK
- a CDS encoding HD domain-containing protein, giving the protein YDILKDVGLPYPIAEIVLQHHERLDGSGYPQGLKNGEILLEAQIIAVADVVEAIASHRPYRVGFGIEVALEEIEKNKGILYGSEVVEVCLKLFREKGFSFE